CTTGGGATGGAGTGCCGCTGGGCGAGTCGCACTCTCCTCCACAGTCGGTGCCGGGGCGACGGACGCCGTTGGGTGCTGTTGGCCTCGGCGGCTTCTATATGCAAGGAGGCCAGCCTCCGCCTCAGCAGCATTGCTATCCCACTGACGAAAACCAACCGGAACCAGGAACGAGCTACGCTCAAAGGTTAGTTATATCGCATTTACCCATATTATTATTCAGTCATTAACATCATTGTAAAACTGCTAAAGAGGAgtgttttgttatgtttataCACCGAAGAGCCCATATGATAACATATAcagtaaaaaaatgaattaagcaAAGAGtgtttgaagaaaaacattgtttaaataatattagttctatttacacaatatatacacataaattattagtgtataattatatacatgttGAAAAAGTACAGTAGATTTTTCTGTTTCCTATAGTCATACATTGTACCCCTTCTTCATACATACCGGACATAGAAACCGATCTATTGTTAGACACCGTACACTCGTACAATCCTAGCACTTGTTACGCTTCGGTACATTGTAAGCCCTGGCCTAATTCTCGCGAGGGTTGGATGTGGTACATGCCGGTCCACTCACATGGAAACACAATAagtgaaatgaataaaatataccaacacttacaattataataatatagtactgtaaaatatatatatttatgtttaataaattcaaacatCTTAAATTTCAGGCCAATTGGAGAGGGTAAATCGAAACAGAAGATAAGACAAGGAAAAAATGTGAGACTGAATATCAACGCGAGGGAACGAAGGAGGATGCACGACTTGGTATGTACTTCTTTAtttcatgtaatatatatttttattaacatattctaAGGTTATAACGTTTTTGAACGCAGTCACAATGTTTAACACAACTGCCGTTGGTACGTGTTGTCCTTAGAGCATGTTCCAGCCGCTTGATACGCTTTTAATCACAATCAATttctgttccatttttaaatttagaaacttCATTtgaatcataaatgttgcatttttattttttaaataactatttattaaataagacttTAATCTTTTACTGAACCTTTCCTATGTCTACCTTCAGAATGACGCGCTCGATGAGTTGCGTAGCGTCATCCCCTATGCACACTCGCCATCCGTTCGAAAGCTTTCCAAAATAGCAACACTGCTTCTTGCCAAAAACTACATCCTAATGCAGGCCAGCGCGCTTGAAGAGTTGCGCAGGTATgaccttaaaattattaaaaaaatatatgactcgGGACTTTAACCAAAAATACCTACGATATTATCACCCACTGATAGCATTGTAGCTCAATGCACTGTTTTTCTTAAAAACTAAACATTTAACGATTATCTATAAGATtgcatgaaaataaaataacgccATTGACGTATTCTATAACACAAAACCTAGCACaaaaataacgatttttttagACTAAGTAACTTACGATacctaatataatttagtttttattttaaactatttttgaaTTGCTACTTAACATATCAATACCAACATcaatagtaaaaaattaaaatccttGTCGTATAATAAAGATTTGGTGTCAGAAATTATATAAAGCTGTAAAACTTTACATTAAACAGACTCGTATTTACGAACGACGGCAGCTGTAACATGAAAATTGTACAAAGCTATTATGAAACGTAGCACTGTAATaacatacttattataaatatgaatatttatacgtTTAATGATGATGTAATCTTTAAATTTTCAGGTTGGTAGCTTATCTCCAAGGGACGGCAACAGCCGCTGGCTTCGTTCCCCCGCCAGGATTCGACTTGACCACTCTCCCTGCAGCTGCGAAACTTTTGCAGCCTCCCAATACTGGGCCGCCCGCCCCTCCAGATCCACCCTCTTGAGACCTAATTGTTAAATATGAACCATAGCATAATTCCTCCtagatatataattctaaaattataaaatattacgaagTCCATATTACAAGAGTCACATAAGTACTGGAAAAAAGTAATAGTGcataaaagtgtttttattatatattttttaataaaaatattttaataagcactttaaaaatagtatctacatttttttttattataaattagtaaatttcTTGAGTttacttactaattaataaatttatacccGAGTTAAAATTCTGTCACAGAACCTAATTCTTTTTAAAACGTTTCATAAGTATCTAGAAATAATTGCCATGATTTTGTGATAGCAAAAAGaagttaaatgaataaaaaacaaatgagttCTTAAAATGAGTATATATTCTACAAATACATGAGGTTGAAATCAGATGAGATTGGAGTAACTGtgtaaaagatttttcttttctaagtgtagtttaaaataagataatcaTAAGCGTGTGCTATGCGATATAGATTGTAGTATTATTAAGTTCTAGTATAGTGTTAATAAGTGACGATTATCGTCATGAACACTAATGCTcagtgtttattttatgttgattCTAAgatagaatttttattattagataattgCTTTAACTTGCAAGATGGTATATTTACAATGACCAAAGCAATATTCAAAGTATTGTGTACATTTGCTCACGAGTTTATTGGTGCGATCTACAAAATACTTTGCGAAACAAATTGTCTAAAGGTTCATTATATTTAGACCACCTCGCAAGTTCTACGAAGCAAAATATTTTCCCCCCTCTTCATGTAGAGGGGACTGTGAATGCATGTGCCAAATAATTTAGacagtattataaaattacataaaaaatgtaaatgaattattgtaataaatttcattacactaatataagatattatttaaatacaagtataatatataatttattttgtaagtgGCATGTATATTGCCTTTATGCTAAGATGAAACATCGtgtaggtatttaaaaaaataaagaaatagctttgttattaaaacaaagGAATAGAGCAAcacaaaaaataagtaaaaactaaattttttgCCAATGAATTGCCATTTTCaaacatacattattaaaaaataattgcatttcaaagtataatttatttccaaaataatttaataataatattaagacaaaaacaaacttatttatttaatgtgttgACTGACTTAAAGTGGTGTCAATATTACtgtgtcatatatttttgttttttcttctaaacattttatattatgtaaaacgtTAGATTTAATTAGACGTACTTAAATAgagtttatattatgatttacaatttttctATAAACCAAAGttaaatgtgatttttattagcaataatccttataaaatataagtatttaattaatcaattatttatagtGAATTgtacctataaaataaatatataagaaatagacATAACTtgacttttaataattgaaatttaagtatttttcttttaatttaatacttttgcCACCCATTGCTTTACAGCCTTCTCAAAATATAAGGATACCTACATCGTTATATGGCAAcgctaataaacaaaacaattattaattatgaataaaactggaagtatatatatatactagaatcAACGTTATAAtcataacaaagaaaaaataataaagatctaTTTTTGCAACAGATAACATGCCGATAATTATTTCATGTTATAAGGATTGTATTAGTGTTATCTAAAGTAGGCAAAGTACTTGTCTCCCAAATGATCTGGtttattgttttagtaaaatttgATTATTGTGTACATTATATTCATAAGCCGATTGGGCTCAGTACAACAGGTTAATCTTATTCCAAGGTTAAAGGTTCGACtcagtggtaaaggaaaactaCACAAAGAAATCGGCATGTGTTGTTTGAAATCAAAAATGATAAATGAGGCTTTATGCAGATCCtttttacacaaaattaataatacaacccTTAAGGTGAAAATATGATTACGATTTTTacgaagtttatttataatagtaaaaaatttaaataaaacaacagttAATAGGCACGTAGCTCCATCTATTGCAGAATTGcgtatctatttaaaaaaaataggcgAACTTATTGGCTAAGAGATTGGAACCAAACCATATGGTTATCATATTATGCGATAACTAAAAAAACTAAGTAGTTATAATACTTGCCTGTAGATGGCGCTTTAATGGAACCTACAAATGCCACACCCAAGTGCATATATATGCACATTATGTATTGCCATGAGGAAATACGTACATGCATCTATATCCATAGATATAAACTTAATATCATATAACAGGTTTGATGTGATGTGGGCGTGGACTTACatgctattaaaatgtaaataaattgaaacaaaaagtGACTACAAACGACAAGAAACAATAATGCAAAGAGCATCGcttatatatttgcttaattactttatttgctgtactattgattaaattttttgtaaatcagtcatttaaataattataatatttattaaaactataaatttttcGATCGATGTGAtagtatatagtttatatttatttaattctctcGTTGCGTTTTATATAGACACAgctatttgttttcttttttcattgtCGCCATGGTATAAACGCAAAAGGCTTTTCGTACAAGGACGTGACATTTGACCTATGCAGCGACATGCTACCTATGATAGCCTAGACAAATTATAATCTAACACTATAGTTTTAGACGACCATTATCTTCATCTGATAATACTTTATGCTTCTTTATCGTTAAAAAGAACGCTAGAAAATATTAGATAGATTTGAAAGACCTCTTCGTGAAGTTAatagaagtaataaaataataataacctcaAATGTTatatggaaaataataaatatacctaaacgTTATTATGTAATACCATTTGCTTTACATGAACTAATGAAAAACACATTCGTTCACCAAACGGCAGATTACCAAGAGCGTTTTAGATAATGTTGTTTCTGATAAGAATTACTTCACGAATACCATTTGATAAATCTTATCAAAcaaactttcttttgttttatctaaCGTAGTTTTAATGTAATGGATTTACCTACATGATTAATTACttgttaaaaataagtaattttttttgctgCATTGAGAGAAATAGttgaattatacaattaatatcaaatatttatatgtatggattGTTGCAGGAAAtgttatgtatagataatattatctCGTCAGACCCAATAAATACTgagaaatataaagataatgacGTAATTGCtgcaaatgataattaaaatttaatatgtttctttaaataaagaaacacgTTTTATTGTATTAGCAAAAACTCACCACTCACATCACATTCTCTATGCacatttgaagggtgagtgtacATTAAATCTTCGTTTCCAAGGTTTTTGGTACATCAataggcagtggtgaccacttgcaaTCAGATGACCCGCTTGCCcgtttatctatctatattataaaacactCTTCAAGAGCTGGAGTCGCAGCAGAAAAACCAATCTCGatccaaatattatattgatatttcatTTGCTTTTGAACACTTGGAATTTTGAGTAGTAGtgcaaaaactttaattaagagTATGATACATCGCCTTAATGCCTCCACAGGATGGATAGTTCATTTTTGCAAAGAGGATCACAATTGCGATTTAACGGAAATTAATCCTGATAAGCTACCTTGCCACCTTTCCCCACGGTTATTATTTTCAGtggctatttttaatttttttacgtgTATTTATTTGCGAATAGTTGTATATTCCCATAGACGCAGATTTagattattttctaattttacaTCCCGCCTTTGTATTGATATTCTATACTCTATAATAACGAGATACGTTTGCGAGAAACCGTAAGTCGTCTAAATTAGGTCATTTAACTTTAATACCacaataaatgttatgtaaCTCAGAAGCGTCATATGCATATTATGTTGTTTTAGTTTACGTTTGTAATAACATCAGCGTGCTCTGCGAGTAACGGAGGGAAACACCCAAAAGGACACCGCCCAAGCCGAAACTAACAtctagatatacatatgtataaccaACAAGCATTATTCGTCCCACGTTAAATCTGGCTGACTATTATTACGGCTGTCATTACGAGTATGACACTTGATGACTTGTGctgtttaaattgattttattatattttaaacatagacAGAAcctgtttattattttgacgAAATATTGACTAGTTTTTACCCCTACTCTCCAAAATTACGTTTTCACGTACTATTCGCGAAGATACAGAAaaagattaaatttggtatatcCATGTACTCAAATCGCAGCAAATTTAAAAGCTACCCTTagccttaaataaataaatatgtatattaattgtaatatttgcaCGTAACCTATATAAGACCTACTGTACAACatacacttttaaataattttattttctacaattataattaagtatctAAGTTTCCAAACTGTATAGGCTTACAAGCACTTTACAGAATATACATTCGATATGGATTCAGTTTCTTGCCGGATCTTCCCGatggaaaatatattgtacCACTTAGAACTgacatgaaactcagtagttacaaaTAATGcattatattcaataatgtaTTCTATTcgtcttttttaaaatactgttttaaaaactaaaaaataaattttgataattttattacgcaTTTTTTaacacagatttttttaaatacgaaaattaCGTATTAAGGCgtaaaatagataattaaagATACTATAGCAAACagataaactattaatataattattgcggTGGCAAGTTTAATTACTGACTATAAAATTGCAATATttactgtttataatattgaagCAACAGAACGCTAAAACCGCcagtatttcattttttaaagtgCTTTCAGTTCTGACAGCCGGATACctgaatatttgataaaatgaacATTAATCAAACAAGTTTtcaactatattaaaattcatactgtttataataaacgtattaacttttcattaattatataaaaatatctactcTTACTCTTTCAGAAAAAGCAGAAATAAATCTGGGATTCGAGATCAGATATAAATTGGACCTAGACCACCAGAATTACGTGTTCTTCAATGCACAGGTAGCTACGGTATCCAATGAAACACAGCCAATTTCATAACTCTAGTTCTACTTAAAATAgacataaaaaggttttattggcGCGAACCATGCGATCAGTTTCAATAGACTAACTACTTGATCTGTGAGACAGCTTAGAATACAATAACCACCGGATTTAAACACTTAGTCATTTTGCTTGTCTGCGATTACAATAACATGCCTTACGGATTCTACCCGTaagcaaaaaatatgtttgttattatcATTACTGGAGCCGATATcgtctagtggttagaacgcgtgcatatcaACCAATgactgtgggttcaaacccaagcaaatGGCACTgaatttcatgtgcttcatttgtataagtaatttatctcgtgctcctTTCATTAAATTCTGCACCATGTCTATCCGATCCAAACCTTCTTAAAAACGAAGAGGACGCCTTAACCCTGTAGAGTTGTCACTCTTCTAAAATCGTAAAAGCTGCTGCTTtacttctttttaatttaaaattaaattcgttcGTTATTCGATTtatcaaacaaaattacattcaaAACGATTTGCACGACAACCCAAGcacatataattttgtttttgtacgaACGAGAAATTAGACAATACGAAATTTGATAATACGAACTGCGTGTGTAATTtgtgataaagtttatttcgtaTACATAGTTTGCAACCTCACGACCGCTGTCTTACTGACCTTGCTGATTATTTACATTTCGTTATAATAGAAtgaaatttcattgtaaatatttgtatcatcttataagttatatacattttttgtatttaataataaaaaaaatcagagcAAATGGCTTGCGGTTTCACTGTTACCCGGGTCGTATCTTTATCAGTAAAATCTAACTCCcaacgatataaataaatacaaccaCAATATCACAAGTAAAAGAAAATTCGAAAGAagaatctaaaattatcagtatttcataacttatattatatataatgtcattataatcataatcataatcatctgcccactgctgtccactgctgaataTAGGCCTCCCCCACCTCtgcgtccctcatccagcttctaccggcgatcctgcgaatgtcgtcggaccagcgggtcgGAGGTCGTCCTACATTACGCTCTCCGTATATTgtcattaatatgtatatattcttttaaataaataattttaatataatactaacgTCTTGTatggaatttaataaattttaattcgtaTGCGTTGCCAAATTCAGATAATATTTGACTATAAATAGCTTTGCATTTCGCCGCTCggttttaatttattggaaGTGATTCGCGCGATTCACTTAAGGGTTCTAATTtccatattaaaaaagataactAAAAATTATCTCACAAGCTTTGACTGCCGCGCTTTTACCGAACAGGTCATAAATGTAATTTGATCCtcaagttatataatttatgaaaacatacagtttccttttaattaaagaacaaaataattcttatattatatattaaaaagatttacTTAAGTTGCGGTATTGAACAAACGCTATACATAGTGAAATTCTAGCGTATGTTTCGACTTCTATATAGCCTTCAATTCTTATGCAAGCTGTGTAtcgaaaaaaaagttaatcaGTCTCTCAGTTGGAGGTCCTAATTGGTCAAAGGCTACCgatgttttatatttcgatGCAACATGCAGGTGGAATAGTATAGCATTGTGAGATGAAATACGTTAGGAAGCAATCCCAACCCTAACGTTGATGAATACGAGAGAGCTTGAGGCAACGCTCTAGCTATGTAGTACGAAATTTAATCTACC
The nucleotide sequence above comes from Vanessa cardui chromosome 7, ilVanCard2.1, whole genome shotgun sequence. Encoded proteins:
- the LOC124531267 gene encoding class E basic helix-loop-helix protein 22-like, producing MEGRRTWDGVPLGESHSPPQSVPGRRTPLGAVGLGGFYMQGGQPPPQQHCYPTDENQPEPGTSYAQRPIGEGKSKQKIRQGKNVRLNINARERRRMHDLNDALDELRSVIPYAHSPSVRKLSKIATLLLAKNYILMQASALEELRRLVAYLQGTATAAGFVPPPGFDLTTLPAAAKLLQPPNTGPPAPPDPPS